A single genomic interval of Oncorhynchus gorbuscha isolate QuinsamMale2020 ecotype Even-year linkage group LG25, OgorEven_v1.0, whole genome shotgun sequence harbors:
- the bcap29 gene encoding B-cell receptor-associated protein 29 isoform X1, which produces MVGRGLLSNPAMFAGYNKTPLECVWDWVDLATNQGTPFTCFHQHLIYMLERTVLLEMTLQWTAVALFLYVEIGVLLILCLPFVSATRWQSIFQLRIWNKMARFWNKFFLAMIIILIVLFLDAVREVRKYSGAGNGKDANLHPNMFDNLHMKLFRAQRNLYISGFSLFLWLVLRRVITLINQLAMASSTTASLQTKAESDNQTAKKYMEDNELLKQTLMDGKGNKATAEGNELLKKEMEKLRGELKGSGEALIKSQSEMEAMKKQSDGLTKEYDRLLKEHQNLQECGDKKVD; this is translated from the exons ATGGTAGGCCGGGGGCTGTTGTCCAACCCGGCCATGTTCGCTGGCTACAATAAGACCCCTCTtgagtgtgtgtgggactggGTGGACCTCGCCACAAACCAGGGGACCCCCTTCACCTGCTTCCACCAGCACCTAATCTACATGCTGGAGAGG ACTGTATTGTTAGAGATGACGTTGCAATGGACTGCAGTTGCCCTCTTCCTCTATGTGGAAATAGGTGTACTCCTCATCCTCTGTCTACCCTTCGTCTCAGCCACCAG ATGGCAGAGTATTTTCCAGCTGAGAATATGGAACAAAATGGCCAGGTTTTGGAATAAATTCTTCCTCGCCATGATCATAATCCTTATAGTCCTCTTCCTCG ATGCTGTGCGTGAGGTGAGGAAGTATTCGGGGGCGGGAAACGGCAAGGATGCTAATCTGCATCCCAACATGTTTGACAACCTCCACATGAAGCTGTTCAGAGCCCAGAGGAACCTCTACATCTCTggcttttccctctttctctggtt AGTGCTGAGGCGGGTGATCACTCTGATCAACCAGCTGGCGATGGCGTCTAGCACCACGGCCTCTCTGCAGACCAAGGCAGAGAGTGATAACCAAACTGCCAAGAAATACATGGAGGACAACGAGCTACTGAAACAG ACTCTGATGGATGGGAAGGGGAACAAGGCCACAGCAGAGGGAAACGAGCTGCTgaaaaaagagatggagaaactGAGAGGAGAACTCAAGGGCTCAGGGGAAG CCTTGATAAAGTCCCAATCCGAGATGGAAGCTATGAAGAAACAATCCGATGGACTGACCAAAGAATACGACCGACTGCTGAAAGAACACCAG AATCTTCAAGAGTGTGGAGACAAAAAGGTTGATTGA
- the bcap29 gene encoding B-cell receptor-associated protein 29 isoform X2 — translation MTLQWTAVALFLYVEIGVLLILCLPFVSATRWQSIFQLRIWNKMARFWNKFFLAMIIILIVLFLDAVREVRKYSGAGNGKDANLHPNMFDNLHMKLFRAQRNLYISGFSLFLWLVLRRVITLINQLAMASSTTASLQTKAESDNQTAKKYMEDNELLKQTLMDGKGNKATAEGNELLKKEMEKLRGELKGSGEALIKSQSEMEAMKKQSDGLTKEYDRLLKEHQNLQECGDKKVD, via the exons ATGACGTTGCAATGGACTGCAGTTGCCCTCTTCCTCTATGTGGAAATAGGTGTACTCCTCATCCTCTGTCTACCCTTCGTCTCAGCCACCAG ATGGCAGAGTATTTTCCAGCTGAGAATATGGAACAAAATGGCCAGGTTTTGGAATAAATTCTTCCTCGCCATGATCATAATCCTTATAGTCCTCTTCCTCG ATGCTGTGCGTGAGGTGAGGAAGTATTCGGGGGCGGGAAACGGCAAGGATGCTAATCTGCATCCCAACATGTTTGACAACCTCCACATGAAGCTGTTCAGAGCCCAGAGGAACCTCTACATCTCTggcttttccctctttctctggtt AGTGCTGAGGCGGGTGATCACTCTGATCAACCAGCTGGCGATGGCGTCTAGCACCACGGCCTCTCTGCAGACCAAGGCAGAGAGTGATAACCAAACTGCCAAGAAATACATGGAGGACAACGAGCTACTGAAACAG ACTCTGATGGATGGGAAGGGGAACAAGGCCACAGCAGAGGGAAACGAGCTGCTgaaaaaagagatggagaaactGAGAGGAGAACTCAAGGGCTCAGGGGAAG CCTTGATAAAGTCCCAATCCGAGATGGAAGCTATGAAGAAACAATCCGATGGACTGACCAAAGAATACGACCGACTGCTGAAAGAACACCAG AATCTTCAAGAGTGTGGAGACAAAAAGGTTGATTGA
- the LOC124013982 gene encoding G-protein coupled receptor 22-like, whose product MHTPPVLNSEAAMSNVTVLDTSEPSDLDMTQSAVPYPVSFQVSLTGFLLLEIVLGLSSNLTVLVLYCMKQNLITSVSNIVTMNLHVLDVLVCVSCIPLTAVVILLPLEADTALVCCFHEACVSFASVATASNVLAITVDRYDISVRPANRMLTMGRAVALLGFIWAMSFFSFLVPFMEVGFFSDFGSEFVNQTAVASVVHTNEYYTELGLYYHLLAQIPIFFFTAIVMLVTYYKILQALNIRIGTRFQHNQPKKKQRKKKTISLTTATQVESTDASQGSGAVRGGGNPPAVLSMRTSVSVLMALRRAVKRHRERRERQKRVFRMSLLIISTFLLCWTPITVLNTVILSAGPSDFTVKLRLGFLVMAYGTTIFHPLLYAFTRQKFQKVLKSKMKRVVSVVEAEPMPNNVVIHNSWIDPKRNNKKVTFEETEVRQKCLSSQDLESNNIVCLP is encoded by the exons ATGCATACCCCTCCTGTGCTGAACTCAGAAGCCGCCATGAGCAACGTTACAGTCCTCGACACCTCGGAACCCTCTGACCTTGATATGACCCAGTCTGCCGTACCCTACCCAGTCAGCTTCCAG GTGTCGCTGACAGGGTTCCTGCTGCTGGAGATCGTGCTGGGCCTAAGCAGTAACCTGACAGTGCTGGTCCTCTACTGCATGAAGCAGAACCTCATCACCTCCGTGTCCAACATCGTCACCATGAATCTCCACGTCCTAGACGTACTA gtgtgtgtgtcttgcatcCCTCTGACTGCCGTGGTAATACTCCTCCCCCTAGAGGCTGATACAGCGCTGGTCTGCTGCTTCCACGAGGCCTGTGTCTCCTTCGCTAGCGTAGCCACTGCCTCGAACGTGTTAGCCATCACTGTCGACCGCTACGACATCTCAGTGCGTCCAGCCAACCGCATGCTAACCATGGGCCGCGCCGTGGCTCTGCTGGGCTTCATTTGGGCTATGTCCTTCTTCAGTTTCCTGGTCCCCTTCATGGAGGTGGGCTTCTTCAGCGATTTTGGCTCCGAGTTCGTCAACCAGACTGCAGTTGCCTCTGTGGTCCATACTAATGAGTACTACACAGAGCTGGGTCTGTACTACCACCTCTTGGCTCAGATCCCCATCTTCTTCTTCACAGCCATAGTCATGCTGGTGACCTACTACAAGATACTCCAGGCCCTGAACATCCGCATCGGGACGCGCTTCCAACACAACCAGCCCAAGAAGAAGCAGCGCAAGAAGAAGACCATCTCCTTGACCACCGCAACGCAGGTGGAATCTACAGATGCATCCCAGGGCAGCGGGGCAGTCAGAGGGGGCGGAAACCCACCTGCTGTCCTATCGATGCGGACCTCCGTCTCCGTCCTCATGGCTCTGCGCAGGGCCGTTAAACGCCACCGGGAACGGCGGGAGAGGCAGAAACGCGTCTTCAGGATGTCCCTACTCATCATCTCCACCTTCCTGCTCTGCTGGACACCCATCACAGTCCTCAACACGGTCATCCTCAGCGCAGGGCCCTCAGACTTCACGGTCAAGTTGCGGTTGGGTTTCCTGGTCATGGCCTACGGGACGACCATCTTCCACCCGCTGCTCTACGCCTTCACCAGGCAGAAGTTCCAGAAGGTGTTGAAGAGCAAGATGAAGAGGGTGGTGTCCGTGGTTGAGGCTGAGCCCATGCCCAACAACGTGGTCATTCACAACTCCTGGATCGACCCCAAGAGGAACAACAAGAAAGTCACCTTTGAGGAGACTGAGGTCAGGCAGAAGTGTCTATCTTCCCAAGACCTGGAATCAAACAACATCGTCTGTCTTCCATGA